Proteins encoded by one window of Nitrospirota bacterium:
- a CDS encoding amidohydrolase family protein, with product MNYIDFHTHIFPDKIARQAVDALAADSGKYRPKTDGTLRGLLDSMDRAGISASLVANIATKPTQTAPILEFCRQIKSERIHPLISFHPSNGAEEVEDIFGRAWREGIYGVKLHPMYQGFSIDGKHMYGFYELMASFGFYVMFHTGFDVAFPGNSQADVEKIRKIADWFKDLTIVCTHMGGWKQWDRIHCLRGCENVYTETSMTMPEMEDEEFIRHLSVFGEDRVLFGSDSPWTDQKEMLERTLRLRIPDQQKEKMLYANAATLLRLNKT from the coding sequence ATGAATTACATCGACTTCCATACCCATATCTTTCCGGATAAGATCGCCAGGCAGGCCGTTGACGCCCTTGCGGCCGACTCGGGCAAGTACCGGCCCAAGACCGACGGCACCCTGCGGGGGCTGCTCGACTCCATGGACCGGGCCGGCATTTCCGCGAGCCTCGTTGCGAACATCGCCACGAAGCCGACCCAGACGGCCCCGATCCTCGAGTTCTGCAGGCAGATCAAGAGCGAACGCATCCATCCGCTCATCTCGTTCCATCCCTCAAACGGCGCCGAAGAGGTCGAGGACATCTTCGGCAGGGCCTGGCGCGAGGGCATCTACGGCGTCAAGCTGCATCCGATGTACCAGGGATTTTCCATCGACGGCAAGCATATGTACGGTTTTTACGAACTGATGGCGAGCTTCGGCTTTTATGTCATGTTCCACACCGGCTTCGACGTCGCCTTTCCCGGGAACAGTCAGGCCGACGTGGAAAAAATCAGGAAGATCGCCGACTGGTTCAAGGACCTGACCATTGTCTGCACCCATATGGGCGGATGGAAACAATGGGACCGCATCCACTGCCTCCGGGGGTGCGAGAACGTTTATACCGAGACATCGATGACCATGCCCGAAATGGAAGACGAGGAATTCATCAGGCACCTTTCCGTCTTCGGCGAGGACCGGGTCCTTTTCGGAAGCGACAGCCCCTGGACCGACCAGAAGGAGATGCTGGAGCGGACGCTGCGGCTCAGAATCCCGGATCAACAGAAGGAAAAGATGCTGTACGCGAATGCGGCAACGCTCCTCCGCCTGAACAAGACGTAG
- a CDS encoding phenylacetate--CoA ligase, producing MYWQPENECMGREELAQLQLERLESTLNRVYLNVPFYRRKFDEIKFNPDDLRSLDDLRKLPFTTKNDLRENYPYGLFAVPLREVVRVHASSGTTGMSTVVGYSKNDIKTWSNLVARVLAGGGITKDDVIQIAFNYGLFTGAFGLHYGAERLGASVIPISSGNTKRQIKIMQDFKTTALVSTPSYAMLIGDTIREMGINPNSLSLKYGLFGAEPWSNGMRKELEEKLKIVATDNYGLSEVMGPGVAGECLERNGLHIAEDHFLVELINPDTLEPVRPGEVGELVVTTLTKEAFPVIRYRTRDLTRLLPGPCPCGRTMQRMTRVFGRTDDMLIIRGVNVFPQQIENVLFDIEGIAPHYQIVIERKGALDETTVYVEVSESIFFDEMKKQAKLKETIKKRLASELGISVDVRLVEKKTLERFEGKAKRVIDNRKF from the coding sequence ATGTACTGGCAGCCTGAAAATGAATGCATGGGCCGGGAGGAGCTCGCCCAGCTCCAGCTCGAACGGCTCGAGTCCACCCTGAACCGGGTGTACCTGAACGTACCCTTCTACCGCAGGAAGTTCGACGAGATCAAGTTCAACCCCGACGACCTCCGGTCCCTCGACGACCTGCGGAAGCTTCCGTTCACGACCAAGAACGACCTCCGCGAGAACTACCCCTACGGGCTCTTCGCGGTGCCTCTCCGGGAGGTGGTCCGGGTCCATGCGTCATCGGGCACCACGGGCATGTCGACGGTCGTGGGGTATTCGAAGAACGACATCAAGACATGGTCGAACCTGGTTGCCCGGGTACTCGCCGGGGGCGGTATCACGAAGGACGACGTGATCCAGATCGCGTTCAACTACGGCCTGTTCACGGGCGCCTTCGGGCTTCACTACGGCGCCGAGCGGCTCGGCGCCTCGGTCATCCCCATCTCGAGCGGCAACACGAAGCGCCAGATCAAGATCATGCAGGACTTCAAGACCACGGCGCTCGTGAGCACGCCGAGCTATGCCATGCTGATCGGGGATACGATCAGGGAGATGGGCATCAACCCCAACTCACTTTCGCTGAAGTACGGCCTCTTCGGCGCCGAGCCGTGGTCCAATGGAATGCGCAAGGAGCTCGAGGAGAAGCTCAAGATCGTAGCGACCGACAACTACGGCCTTTCCGAGGTCATGGGGCCCGGCGTGGCGGGCGAGTGCCTCGAGCGGAACGGCCTGCACATCGCCGAGGACCATTTCCTGGTCGAGTTGATCAATCCCGACACGCTGGAGCCGGTCAGGCCCGGCGAGGTGGGCGAACTGGTGGTGACGACCCTGACGAAGGAGGCTTTCCCGGTCATCCGGTACCGGACGCGCGACCTCACGCGGCTGCTCCCGGGGCCCTGCCCCTGCGGCAGGACCATGCAGAGGATGACGCGCGTGTTCGGCAGGACCGACGACATGCTGATCATCCGCGGCGTGAACGTCTTCCCCCAGCAGATCGAGAACGTGCTCTTCGACATCGAGGGCATTGCGCCGCACTACCAGATCGTGATCGAGCGCAAGGGGGCCCTGGACGAGACGACCGTCTATGTCGAGGTTTCGGAGTCGATCTTCTTCGACGAGATGAAGAAGCAGGCCAAGCTGAAGGAGACCATTAAGAAGCGGCTCGCGTCGGAGCTCGGCATCTCGGTCGACGTGAGGCTCGTAGAGAAAAAAACGCTCGAACGGTTCGAGGGAAAGGCGAAGCGGGTCATCGACAACAGAAAATTCTGA
- a CDS encoding ABC transporter ATP-binding protein produces MLRIRNLDAGYGSLGVLRRISLHVNPGEIVTIIGANGAGKSTLLRTISGLLRAQAGEILFQGTEISRAPTERIVFSGCSLVPEGRQVFAAMPVKENLLLGGYVQFKRGNRHDVERDQEYVYGLFPVLKQRERQLAGTLSGGEQQMLAMGRALMARPKLVMLDEPSMGLAPLMVKEIFNIIVKLRGEGKTVLLVEQNARSALKIANRGYVLETGRIILEGEAEDLLANRNVQRAYLGKEQ; encoded by the coding sequence ATGCTTAGGATACGGAACCTCGATGCCGGATACGGGAGCCTGGGGGTCCTGCGGCGCATTTCGCTCCATGTGAATCCGGGCGAGATCGTGACGATCATCGGAGCGAACGGCGCGGGCAAGAGCACGCTGCTCAGGACCATCAGCGGGCTGCTCCGGGCTCAGGCGGGCGAGATCCTCTTTCAGGGCACGGAGATCTCCCGCGCGCCCACGGAGCGGATCGTGTTCAGCGGCTGCTCCCTGGTGCCCGAAGGCAGACAGGTGTTCGCCGCCATGCCGGTGAAGGAGAACCTGCTGCTCGGCGGTTATGTACAGTTCAAGCGGGGGAACCGTCATGATGTGGAGCGGGACCAGGAGTATGTCTACGGGCTCTTTCCGGTGCTGAAACAGCGCGAGCGCCAGCTGGCGGGAACGCTCTCCGGCGGCGAGCAGCAGATGCTTGCCATGGGCAGGGCCCTCATGGCGAGACCGAAGCTCGTCATGCTGGACGAGCCCTCGATGGGGCTCGCGCCGCTCATGGTAAAGGAGATCTTCAACATCATCGTGAAGCTCCGCGGGGAGGGCAAGACGGTGCTGCTCGTGGAGCAGAATGCCCGGAGCGCGCTCAAGATCGCGAACCGCGGGTACGTGCTCGAGACGGGCAGGATCATCCTCGAGGGCGAGGCCGAGGACCTTCTCGCGAACCGCAACGTGCAGAGGGCGTATCTGGGGAAAGAGCAGTGA